The following proteins are encoded in a genomic region of Pikeienuella piscinae:
- a CDS encoding head-tail joining protein has protein sequence MSAFAAAVSALFADLNIGRDAVYTPEGGAPLLVRVVARRADAVTDFGDTRIWSETTRVDLQVAEVPEPRPGDRIEIEGEAFLFQGEPVRDRERLVWTVDLRPA, from the coding sequence ATGAGCGCCTTCGCCGCCGCCGTCAGCGCGCTCTTCGCCGATCTGAACATTGGCCGGGATGCGGTCTACACGCCTGAGGGCGGCGCGCCTCTTCTGGTGCGCGTCGTCGCCCGCCGTGCGGACGCGGTCACGGATTTCGGCGATACAAGGATCTGGTCCGAGACCACGCGCGTTGATCTGCAGGTGGCCGAGGTACCGGAACCGCGCCCCGGCGACCGGATCGAGATCGAAGGAGAGGCCTTCCTTTTCCAAGGCGAGCCCGTCCGCGACCGCGAGCGACTCGTGTGGACCGTCGATCTGAGGCCCGCTTGA
- a CDS encoding DUF2190 family protein, protein MKNFVQPGNTITLTAPYAVTSGDGLLVGSIFGLASGTAALGEPVETALTGVFDITKIGSQAWTAGARIYWDDTNKRTTNVATSNTLIGVATEAVAGGAGDTTGRVRLNGAF, encoded by the coding sequence ATGAAAAACTTCGTCCAGCCCGGCAACACCATCACCCTGACCGCACCCTATGCAGTCACTTCCGGCGATGGCCTGCTCGTAGGTTCCATCTTCGGCCTTGCCTCGGGCACCGCCGCCCTCGGCGAACCCGTCGAGACCGCTCTCACCGGCGTCTTCGACATCACCAAGATCGGCTCGCAGGCCTGGACCGCGGGTGCCAGGATCTACTGGGACGACACCAACAAGCGCACCACCAACGTGGCCACCTCGAACACGCTTATCGGCGTCGCCACCGAGGCAGTCGCGGGCGGGGCCGGTGACACCACCGGCCGAGTGCGGTTGAACGGCGCGTTCTGA
- a CDS encoding prohead protease/major capsid protein fusion protein: MDTMIELPALRRSAELAPNSADSDSRTVEVIWSAGARVRRSTLFGEPYDEELSLDPTHVRLDRLNAGAPFLKVHEIDTLDAVIGSVVPGSARIENGRGIAQVRISERADVEPIWRDIQAGHIRAVSIGYQVHRFEVSKPEAARELWRAVDWTPFEVSAVPVGADPAAGFRAQSPLHDCVLHRRDVSPTQTGAIPMKDKPNAPAAEAKDQPSDTVATEDTTMTEPKTPVAEPKVAAAQTRAQSKPHKPEAAAAPDTEAVATRARETERDRVSTIYDLAGRLNLERSFAEDLVKRGTDIGEARRLILDQVAAKSEETRTFSQVSIPLGGRDEQITRRDAVANALLHRYSPTLFQLEDAARQYRGMTLMELARESLGNAGVNTRGLSRDEVATRALHSTSDFPEILSAVTNKTLRQAYDAYPRTFMLFCRQVLATDFKAMHRVQLGEAPQLLEVGESGEFKRGTLGESKESYKVKTYGRVVAITRQTLINDDLDAFTRIPAMYGNSIAQLESDVVWGIITANPAMADGSALFHTSHKNLAGTGAALAVEAVGAARAAMAKQTGLDKKTVLNVRPAFLIVPASLELKAEQLVAQNLVPAATSSVVPQSIRTLAPISEPRLDAASETAWYLAASPNQIDTIEYAYLEGQQGAYIETRNGFDVDGVEIKCRLDFGAKAIDWRGLYKNPGA, translated from the coding sequence ATGGACACAATGATCGAACTACCGGCCCTGCGCCGGTCGGCGGAGCTTGCGCCAAACTCAGCTGATTCCGACTCCCGCACCGTCGAGGTGATTTGGTCAGCGGGGGCTCGGGTCCGCCGTTCGACACTGTTTGGCGAGCCCTATGACGAAGAGCTCAGCCTTGACCCGACCCATGTGCGGCTGGATCGGCTGAACGCGGGCGCACCGTTTCTGAAGGTGCACGAGATCGACACGCTGGATGCGGTGATCGGCTCGGTCGTGCCGGGTTCGGCGCGGATCGAAAACGGTCGCGGCATTGCTCAGGTCAGGATCAGCGAGCGCGCTGATGTCGAACCAATCTGGCGCGACATCCAGGCCGGCCACATCCGCGCGGTCTCCATCGGCTACCAGGTCCATCGGTTCGAAGTGTCCAAACCCGAAGCGGCCCGCGAGCTTTGGCGCGCGGTGGACTGGACACCATTCGAGGTGTCCGCCGTGCCCGTTGGCGCGGACCCTGCCGCGGGGTTCCGCGCCCAATCCCCACTTCACGACTGCGTCCTCCATCGCCGGGACGTCTCACCCACCCAAACAGGAGCCATCCCGATGAAGGACAAACCCAACGCCCCTGCCGCAGAGGCCAAAGACCAGCCCAGCGACACAGTCGCGACCGAGGACACCACTATGACTGAACCCAAGACGCCTGTAGCTGAGCCGAAGGTCGCTGCCGCCCAGACCCGCGCGCAATCGAAACCGCATAAACCCGAAGCCGCCGCAGCACCCGATACCGAAGCTGTCGCGACCCGCGCCCGCGAAACCGAACGCGACCGAGTCTCCACGATCTATGACCTGGCGGGCCGCCTGAACCTCGAACGCAGCTTTGCCGAGGATCTGGTGAAACGCGGCACGGATATCGGCGAGGCCCGCCGTCTGATCCTCGATCAGGTGGCCGCGAAATCTGAGGAAACCCGCACCTTCAGCCAGGTGTCGATTCCGCTCGGCGGCCGCGACGAGCAGATCACCCGCCGCGATGCCGTGGCCAATGCGCTGCTGCACCGATACAGCCCGACGCTCTTCCAACTCGAGGACGCCGCGCGCCAGTATCGCGGCATGACGCTCATGGAACTGGCCCGTGAAAGCCTCGGCAATGCCGGGGTGAATACGCGCGGCCTGTCTCGCGATGAGGTGGCGACGCGGGCGTTGCATTCGACGTCCGACTTCCCGGAGATCCTGTCGGCGGTCACCAACAAGACCCTTCGGCAGGCCTATGACGCCTATCCCCGGACGTTCATGCTGTTCTGCCGCCAGGTGCTCGCCACGGACTTCAAGGCGATGCACCGGGTGCAGCTCGGTGAAGCCCCACAGCTGCTGGAGGTCGGTGAGAGCGGCGAGTTCAAGCGCGGGACGCTCGGCGAGAGCAAGGAGAGCTACAAGGTCAAAACCTATGGCCGGGTGGTCGCGATCACCCGCCAGACGCTGATCAACGACGATCTCGACGCCTTCACCCGGATCCCGGCGATGTACGGCAACTCCATCGCGCAGCTGGAGTCGGACGTGGTCTGGGGCATCATCACCGCCAACCCAGCCATGGCCGATGGCAGTGCGCTGTTCCACACCAGCCACAAGAACCTCGCAGGGACCGGCGCGGCGCTGGCGGTGGAGGCGGTTGGCGCGGCCCGGGCGGCAATGGCCAAGCAGACGGGTCTCGACAAGAAAACGGTGCTGAACGTCCGCCCCGCCTTTCTGATCGTGCCCGCCTCGCTGGAACTGAAGGCCGAGCAGCTGGTCGCGCAGAACCTCGTGCCCGCCGCGACGTCCAGCGTCGTGCCGCAGTCGATCCGCACGCTCGCGCCGATCAGCGAGCCCCGGCTCGACGCCGCCAGCGAGACCGCCTGGTATCTGGCGGCCAGCCCGAACCAGATCGACACCATCGAGTACGCCTATCTCGAGGGTCAGCAGGGCGCCTACATCGAGACCCGCAACGGCTTCGACGTCGACGGGGTCGAGATCAAGTGCCGCCTCGACTTCGGCGCCAAGGCCATCGACTGGCGCGGCCTCTACAAAAATCCGGGCGCATAA